A DNA window from Pseudomonas wuhanensis contains the following coding sequences:
- a CDS encoding carbohydrate porin, with protein sequence MQKASSWLLAGVLGTSAATSQAATLEERMAAFEARASAAEKRAAAAEQQTQALARELQQIKLATPALQPAASTATAISAPALDTRLAKLEARQQSMEKQNSNGHLTDGFSFKGYARSGLLINDGLGGGRGGPYTTPAGSVGGAVGRLGNEDDTYMRIDLSKEIYAQNGTRSKFTVSIADGVESSNDWTAEESNLNVRQVFTELDHLAAFKGNSVFENSTLWAGKRFDRDNFDIHWLDSDVIFLAGTGGGIYDVQMNKDWRSNYSLIGRNYGDFSEGGVNADVESYILTSNQFFDNGQWQWMFNGIGSKKNDFGTRSNEAGLTPADSGLHSMVANHQKNFFGREGFFKTALLYGQGLGAEVKNIGSDGELIDDARALRLALYGETPIAPGWRIGPSLLAEQSKDRYVKGDDYRWMTLNVRLANEINSNFEMAYEMSWQTMDLDPKGYMQRNAVDGNFWKFTIAPTFKPDFGDLLTRPELRVFASVMNWSSDLDRYSSTDNFGKSDFNAGGVWQYGIQMETWF encoded by the coding sequence ATGCAGAAAGCATCAAGCTGGCTACTCGCAGGCGTACTCGGCACCTCGGCGGCCACCTCTCAGGCCGCGACTCTGGAAGAGCGCATGGCCGCGTTTGAAGCCCGTGCCAGCGCCGCGGAAAAACGTGCAGCCGCCGCTGAACAGCAAACCCAGGCACTTGCCAGAGAATTGCAGCAGATCAAACTTGCTACTCCCGCCTTGCAGCCGGCTGCGTCCACTGCAACAGCCATTTCGGCGCCTGCTTTGGACACCCGGCTGGCAAAACTCGAAGCCCGTCAGCAAAGCATGGAAAAGCAGAACAGTAACGGACACCTGACTGACGGCTTCAGCTTCAAGGGCTACGCCCGCTCCGGATTGCTGATCAACGATGGGCTGGGTGGTGGTCGTGGCGGCCCTTATACAACCCCGGCCGGTTCAGTCGGTGGTGCCGTCGGGCGACTCGGTAACGAAGACGACACCTACATGCGTATAGACCTGTCGAAAGAAATCTATGCGCAGAACGGCACCCGTTCCAAATTCACGGTGTCCATCGCCGACGGTGTGGAGAGTTCCAATGACTGGACGGCCGAAGAAAGTAACCTGAACGTGCGTCAGGTCTTTACCGAACTCGACCATCTCGCCGCTTTCAAGGGCAACTCAGTGTTCGAGAATTCCACCCTGTGGGCAGGCAAACGATTCGACAGAGATAACTTCGATATCCACTGGCTGGACTCGGATGTCATCTTTCTGGCCGGCACCGGGGGTGGCATCTACGATGTGCAGATGAACAAGGATTGGCGCTCGAACTACTCCTTGATCGGGCGTAACTACGGGGATTTCAGTGAGGGCGGTGTCAATGCCGATGTGGAAAGCTACATCCTGACCTCCAACCAGTTCTTTGATAATGGTCAGTGGCAGTGGATGTTCAATGGCATTGGCTCAAAGAAAAACGACTTTGGCACCCGCAGCAATGAAGCGGGCCTGACGCCTGCGGATTCCGGCTTGCACAGCATGGTGGCCAATCACCAGAAAAACTTTTTCGGCAGGGAAGGCTTCTTCAAAACGGCACTGCTCTATGGGCAGGGTCTGGGGGCAGAGGTCAAGAACATCGGCTCGGATGGCGAACTGATCGACGATGCCCGCGCGCTGCGTCTGGCGCTTTATGGTGAGACACCCATTGCTCCCGGCTGGCGCATCGGCCCCAGCTTGTTGGCCGAACAGAGCAAGGACAGGTACGTCAAAGGTGACGACTACCGCTGGATGACCCTGAACGTGCGGTTGGCCAATGAAATCAACAGCAATTTCGAGATGGCCTACGAAATGAGCTGGCAAACCATGGACCTCGATCCCAAGGGCTATATGCAACGTAATGCAGTCGACGGTAACTTCTGGAAATTCACGATTGCTCCGACATTCAAGCCTGACTTTGGAGACCTGCTCACACGTCCCGAATTGCGCGTGTTCGCCAGCGTCATGAACTGGTCCTCGGACCTGGACCGATACAGTTCCACAGACAACTTCGGCAAGTCGGACTTCAACGCCGGCGGTGTGTGGCAATACGGTATACAGATGGAAACCTGGTTCTGA
- a CDS encoding carbohydrate ABC transporter permease: protein MSVSSTHAPCDELLLTRETPVQRRRVRAAWLFLTPMLLCLALVAAWPLLRTFWFSLTDANLADTGGGTFIGLSNYLFHNGSSWSGILVDPQWWNAVRNTLHFTVVSVGLEVVLGLLVALLLNIKFTGRSLVRALILIPWAIPTIVSAKIWSWMLNDQFGIINHLMLSLGLIDAPLAWTADADLSMWAVIIVDVWKTVPFVTLLMLAALQMLPSDCYEAARVDGIHPLKVFWRVTLPLLMPALLVAAIFRILDSLRVFDVIYVLTSNSSSTMSMSVYARQHLVEFQDVGYGSAASTLLFLVVAVIAMLYLYLGRRQLEVRS from the coding sequence ATGTCTGTCTCTTCTACCCATGCCCCCTGTGACGAGCTGCTGCTCACCAGGGAAACGCCCGTGCAACGTCGCCGAGTGCGCGCTGCCTGGCTGTTTCTGACGCCGATGTTGCTGTGTCTGGCCCTGGTGGCGGCCTGGCCGCTACTGCGCACATTCTGGTTCAGCCTGACCGACGCCAACCTGGCGGACACCGGTGGCGGAACCTTCATAGGCTTGAGCAATTATCTGTTTCACAACGGTTCCAGCTGGTCGGGCATTTTGGTCGATCCACAGTGGTGGAACGCGGTGCGCAACACCTTGCATTTCACCGTGGTGTCGGTGGGGCTGGAAGTCGTACTGGGATTGCTGGTGGCGTTGCTGCTCAACATCAAGTTCACCGGCCGCTCTCTGGTGCGTGCGTTGATTCTGATTCCCTGGGCCATTCCGACCATTGTCTCGGCGAAGATCTGGTCATGGATGCTTAACGACCAGTTCGGCATCATCAATCACCTGATGCTGAGCCTCGGCCTGATTGACGCGCCCCTGGCCTGGACGGCAGATGCGGATCTGTCGATGTGGGCGGTGATCATTGTCGACGTCTGGAAGACCGTGCCTTTTGTCACGCTGCTGATGCTGGCGGCCTTGCAGATGTTGCCGAGCGATTGCTACGAAGCCGCCAGGGTCGATGGCATTCACCCGTTGAAAGTGTTCTGGCGTGTCACCCTTCCCCTGCTGATGCCCGCTTTGCTGGTGGCGGCGATCTTTCGCATCCTCGACTCGCTGCGGGTATTCGACGTGATCTATGTGCTGACCTCGAACTCGTCGAGCACCATGAGTATGTCGGTGTATGCCCGCCAGCATCTGGTGGAGTTTCAGGACGTTGGTTACGGCAGCGCGGCCTCGACGCTGTTGTTTCTGGTGGTTGCGGTGATCGCCATGCTCTATCTCTACCTCGGACGCCGTCAACTGGAGGTCCGCTCATGA
- a CDS encoding ABC transporter substrate-binding protein has protein sequence MKQLKSLLPAALLTLFAGLPSLSSAANLTISCGAVGAELQLCKEAVDAWSKQTGNHVEVVSTPNSATERLSFYQQILSAQSSDIDIIQIDMVWPGMLAKHLMDLREVLATNATQGYFQAQVDNATVNGRLVTMPWFTDSGLLYYRKDLLEKYNQQVPQTWEEMTATARNIQQAERTAGNPNAWGYIFQGRAYEGLTCNALEWISSQPEGGLVNSRGDIVVNSQASRTALTLAKSWVGDISPRGVLNYTEEEGRGVFQSGNALFMRNWPYVWALVQSQDSAVKDKVGVAPLPRGGETGSHASTLGGWGLAVSRYSAHPKLAAELVSYLTSAQEQKRRALIGAYNPVIESLYQDPELLAAMPYYAQLHSILNDGVMRPAAITADRYPRVSNAFFDRVHGVLAGELPVDQALADLESELTRIKRRNW, from the coding sequence ATGAAACAGCTCAAATCACTCCTTCCAGCAGCACTGCTCACCCTGTTTGCCGGGCTTCCATCCCTCTCGAGCGCAGCCAATCTGACGATCTCGTGCGGGGCCGTGGGTGCCGAATTACAACTGTGCAAGGAGGCTGTCGACGCATGGTCGAAACAGACCGGCAACCACGTCGAGGTGGTTTCCACGCCTAACTCGGCGACCGAGAGGTTGTCGTTCTACCAACAGATCCTCAGTGCGCAGTCCAGCGACATCGACATCATTCAAATCGATATGGTGTGGCCGGGGATGCTGGCCAAACACCTGATGGATTTGCGCGAGGTGCTTGCGACCAACGCGACCCAAGGCTACTTCCAGGCACAGGTGGATAACGCCACGGTGAACGGACGGCTGGTGACCATGCCGTGGTTCACCGACTCGGGTCTGCTGTACTACCGCAAGGACTTGCTTGAGAAGTACAACCAGCAGGTTCCCCAGACCTGGGAGGAAATGACCGCTACCGCCAGAAATATTCAGCAGGCCGAGCGCACTGCCGGTAATCCCAATGCGTGGGGGTACATCTTTCAGGGGCGCGCCTACGAAGGCCTGACGTGTAATGCGCTGGAGTGGATCAGCAGCCAACCGGAAGGCGGCCTGGTCAATTCGCGAGGCGACATCGTGGTCAACAGTCAGGCTTCAAGAACGGCTTTGACCTTGGCGAAAAGTTGGGTCGGAGACATCTCCCCACGGGGCGTGCTCAATTACACAGAGGAAGAAGGACGTGGCGTATTCCAATCGGGAAATGCGCTGTTCATGCGTAACTGGCCGTATGTCTGGGCCCTGGTACAAAGCCAGGACAGTGCAGTAAAAGACAAGGTCGGGGTCGCTCCCCTGCCCCGCGGCGGCGAGACCGGCAGCCATGCATCCACCCTCGGTGGCTGGGGCCTGGCGGTATCGCGTTACAGCGCCCATCCAAAACTTGCCGCAGAGCTGGTGAGCTACCTGACCAGTGCCCAAGAGCAAAAACGTCGTGCCCTGATAGGCGCCTATAACCCGGTTATCGAGTCGCTGTATCAAGACCCCGAATTGCTCGCGGCAATGCCTTATTACGCTCAGCTGCACAGCATTCTCAACGATGGGGTAATGCGCCCCGCTGCCATCACCGCCGATCGCTATCCACGGGTCTCCAATGCGTTCTTCGATCGAGTGCATGGCGTGCTGGCGGGCGAGCTACCGGTCGATCAGGCACTGGCCGATCTGGAAAGCGAACTCACGCGCATCAAACGCCGGAACTGGTAA